From Bacillota bacterium, the proteins below share one genomic window:
- a CDS encoding ATP-binding cassette domain-containing protein, giving the protein MIAVKDLSKSFRRKEALHSVNLRLDAKVYGLLGANGAGKTTLIRCMAGLYEPQQGEIFYNDEPIHKSKSFHQDLGYLPQAFGMFQELTLYEMMDYICSLKGIAKSKCANEITKALTFVNIEDKAKDRIKTLSGGMVRRAGIAQAILGDPKVMLLDEPTAGLDPSERVRFKNTVGELKKDRMILISTHIVEDVDACCNSVIVINEGSVLFNGSCEELRNVAINKVYQINEADSDSIVGEKFTLKISEIEGKIYHRILVKENQDYQSEKPSLEDGYMCLVKGLA; this is encoded by the coding sequence ATGATCGCGGTTAAAGATCTGAGCAAGAGCTTTAGAAGAAAAGAGGCGCTTCATTCCGTAAACCTGCGCTTAGACGCCAAGGTTTACGGGTTATTAGGCGCCAACGGCGCCGGCAAAACCACGCTTATACGCTGCATGGCGGGGCTATATGAACCCCAGCAAGGTGAGATATTCTATAACGATGAGCCAATACATAAATCCAAAAGTTTTCATCAAGACCTGGGTTACCTGCCACAAGCCTTTGGCATGTTCCAGGAGCTCACTTTATATGAAATGATGGACTACATCTGTTCTCTAAAGGGCATAGCAAAAAGCAAATGCGCCAATGAGATAACAAAGGCGCTTACGTTTGTTAATATAGAAGATAAGGCCAAGGACAGGATCAAAACATTGTCGGGAGGTATGGTAAGAAGGGCCGGAATCGCCCAAGCGATCTTGGGGGACCCTAAGGTAATGCTATTGGATGAGCCGACAGCAGGGCTTGATCCCAGCGAGCGAGTCAGGTTCAAAAACACCGTGGGTGAGCTTAAGAAAGACAGAATGATCCTTATTTCCACGCACATTGTGGAGGATGTGGATGCCTGTTGCAATAGTGTTATCGTTATTAACGAGGGCAGTGTTTTGTTTAACGGATCTTGTGAAGAATTAAGAAATGTTGCGATAAACAAAGTATATCAAATCAATGAAGCTGATTCTGATAGCATTGTCGGCGAAAAATTTACACTTAAGATCAGCGAGATAGAGGGCAAGATTTATCACCGGATACTGGTAAAGGAGAACCAGGATTATCAAAGCGAAAAGCCCAGCCTCGAGGATGGATACATGTGTCTGGTAAAGGGGTTGGCATAA
- a CDS encoding DUF4367 domain-containing protein — protein sequence MMRENQHSDRLKQIIEERMKGCDPPSTEELWERFKARLEERRRTRLSGRLLLGFAMAGTAALLILVLIGFSVFPAQLRAITDKVVAFKTTLTESGDKLTLTGKGKNVLPPLTNQKPYTLKQLKEKAPFSVRLPACIPKGYRLVGHTGEDVSGSLVRITSRYEANGKFITVEQCGSETPGGDRAFDPGDYKITELKICGAKGTLVERKKDDWLSLSWNQGEVFYRISGCMLPKEALKMAESMKEI from the coding sequence ATGATGCGAGAGAATCAGCATTCCGATCGTTTAAAACAAATTATAGAGGAGCGCATGAAAGGTTGCGATCCTCCCAGCACTGAAGAGCTATGGGAAAGGTTTAAGGCCCGTCTGGAAGAGCGCCGCCGGACGCGCCTTTCCGGCAGGCTGCTTCTCGGGTTCGCTATGGCGGGAACCGCGGCGCTGCTTATTCTGGTTCTCATCGGCTTTTCGGTTTTCCCGGCGCAACTTCGAGCCATAACCGATAAGGTGGTAGCTTTTAAAACTACCCTTACGGAAAGCGGAGATAAACTTACCTTAACGGGTAAAGGTAAGAACGTCTTACCGCCGTTGACCAACCAAAAGCCTTATACCCTTAAGCAGCTCAAAGAGAAGGCTCCTTTCTCCGTTCGCCTGCCCGCTTGCATTCCCAAGGGATACAGGCTGGTAGGGCATACCGGCGAAGACGTATCCGGCTCTCTCGTAAGAATAACCAGCCGTTACGAAGCTAACGGGAAGTTTATTACCGTCGAGCAGTGCGGTTCCGAAACGCCGGGCGGTGATCGGGCGTTTGATCCGGGTGATTACAAAATAACAGAGCTGAAGATTTGTGGCGCAAAGGGAACCCTGGTCGAACGAAAAAAAGACGACTGGCTCAGCCTGTCTTGGAATCAGGGGGAAGTGTTCTATAGAATTTCCGGCTGCATGTTACCAAAGGAAGCGCTTAAGATGGCCGAGTCAATGAAAGAGATATAG
- a CDS encoding helix-turn-helix transcriptional regulator codes for MNKELLKGYTDILLLSLLKDEAKYGYQIAKEIRDRTGNLFELKEGTLYPALQRLERNGYVDTTWGETSEGGRRKYYRLTEAGRKHLVGCRREWQCLRQVIDMFIGGGLCNE; via the coding sequence TTGAATAAGGAGCTTCTTAAGGGCTATACAGACATTTTGTTGCTTTCGCTGCTCAAGGACGAAGCCAAATATGGCTACCAGATCGCCAAGGAAATCCGGGACAGGACGGGTAACCTCTTCGAGTTGAAGGAAGGGACCTTATACCCGGCATTACAACGGTTGGAGCGTAATGGATATGTCGACACTACCTGGGGAGAGACCTCGGAAGGCGGCCGACGTAAATATTATCGGCTTACAGAAGCGGGGAGGAAACACCTGGTAGGGTGTAGGCGAGAATGGCAGTGTTTGAGGCAAGTTATTGATATGTTTATCGGAGGTGGGTTATGCAACGAATAG
- a CDS encoding stalk domain-containing protein, giving the protein MHIKRTALVLFIFILSLFDAQAIAASVGLVVNGRQVVPATPPCLQNGRVLVPLRTAAESLNASVYYDSQTGQITVSRDGVDLVLTVNSTRATVGDRTLILDVPPRVVEGHTLVPLRFVGEALGVNVAWESGTAYLSENLLHLPGPTRPLSKYPATLYRDGILAGAKLTRPVFNYVEADTRVDIRGKCRSMTPELIVIVEKGEMRSDQPLTLVNGGFGGQVWLPFGPGEYTVTVCSPPHNSTLSGLLGFKARNTGKEDVSNLAPIDWMDWDHPDILALAGELKRENPMETAAAIHDWVARNIEYDLEQYKLIASNQGDFSPERASAILRARSGVCEHFSRLLAALCRADEIPATIVRGWVRRRDGSEEKHAWNKVFVDGRWVAIDATWDAGYIDGSRFVKDYSRNYFDPEPSFFNATHREDPTL; this is encoded by the coding sequence TTGCATATAAAACGGACGGCATTAGTCCTGTTTATTTTTATTTTATCATTATTCGACGCCCAGGCCATCGCCGCGTCCGTCGGCCTTGTGGTCAACGGACGGCAGGTCGTGCCCGCAACCCCGCCCTGCCTTCAAAACGGTCGCGTCCTGGTTCCCCTTCGGACGGCGGCGGAATCATTAAACGCTTCGGTTTATTACGACTCACAAACAGGACAGATAACTGTATCGAGGGACGGGGTCGATCTTGTGTTAACCGTGAATTCGACCCGGGCCACAGTCGGCGACCGCACCTTGATCCTTGATGTACCGCCCCGTGTGGTGGAGGGACATACCCTTGTACCGCTCCGCTTTGTGGGTGAAGCCCTGGGTGTCAACGTGGCCTGGGAGAGCGGTACCGCCTACCTAAGCGAGAACCTCCTTCATCTTCCCGGACCCACGCGACCGCTCAGCAAATATCCCGCAACCCTTTACCGCGACGGGATCCTGGCGGGGGCCAAACTCACCCGGCCGGTGTTTAATTATGTAGAAGCCGATACCAGGGTCGATATCAGGGGCAAATGCAGAAGCATGACGCCGGAATTGATAGTGATAGTGGAAAAAGGGGAGATGCGCAGCGATCAACCCCTGACGCTTGTAAACGGCGGTTTCGGCGGGCAGGTCTGGCTTCCTTTCGGGCCGGGCGAATACACGGTGACGGTATGCAGCCCGCCCCATAACAGCACCCTGTCGGGGCTACTCGGGTTCAAGGCGCGAAACACCGGTAAGGAGGACGTCTCCAATCTGGCGCCGATCGACTGGATGGACTGGGACCACCCGGATATCCTGGCTCTCGCCGGAGAACTTAAAAGGGAGAACCCAATGGAAACCGCCGCGGCTATCCATGATTGGGTAGCCCGGAACATCGAGTACGATTTGGAACAATATAAGCTTATTGCCTCAAATCAGGGTGACTTCTCGCCGGAACGAGCCTCGGCTATTTTACGCGCTCGAAGCGGTGTTTGCGAGCACTTCAGCCGGCTGCTGGCCGCCCTCTGCCGGGCGGACGAAATCCCCGCGACGATCGTCCGGGGATGGGTCCGCAGGAGAGACGGCTCAGAGGAAAAGCACGCCTGGAACAAGGTTTTTGTGGACGGCCGGTGGGTGGCAATCGACGCCACCTGGGACGCCGGTTACATCGACGGCTCCCGCTTCGTTAAGGATTACAGCCGCAACTACTTCGACCCCGAACCGTCGTTTTTCAACGCCACGCACCGTGAAGATCCGACGCTGTAA
- a CDS encoding anti sigma factor C-terminal domain-containing protein, producing MEGLTPGQNNLDEKRFLQRVRRRSTFRIVLLSLAVFAVSFISVNVVSIYLLNRQHDRISTYYSGLIRLSEPNTILLSGISYKNTWFGQHKQYHFIRIVGARPVPAGTVTVDFQVWGGEQFLWPSTPIFKAKDGREYLVPSMVPVLKFFHPAAPGERVQRDFGLLKCVPKDATVEMALSFKRLLTKEEMEKVLPNGVKPLWGAISAYSDKEIRNKPYLGRRLVGIPLGGFQEGEPKITEADFLKQIKALSQLPSYSSKLLARTAGYLEKNGVLYYGVVVEGKPEVLLGLEDDPIFSGAVMGIVVQPY from the coding sequence ATGGAAGGGCTGACACCCGGTCAAAATAACCTTGACGAAAAGCGTTTTTTGCAGCGCGTACGCCGGCGGAGTACCTTTCGTATAGTGCTCTTATCTTTGGCGGTATTTGCGGTAAGTTTTATTTCGGTGAATGTTGTAAGCATCTACCTTCTTAATCGCCAGCATGACCGGATTTCCACATATTATAGCGGGCTTATAAGGCTCAGCGAACCCAATACCATTCTGCTGAGCGGAATCAGCTACAAAAATACCTGGTTCGGGCAACACAAACAGTATCATTTTATCCGCATAGTAGGTGCCAGGCCGGTGCCCGCGGGTACGGTGACGGTTGATTTTCAAGTGTGGGGCGGGGAACAATTTCTATGGCCTTCAACCCCGATTTTTAAAGCCAAAGACGGAAGGGAATACCTAGTGCCCAGTATGGTCCCGGTTTTAAAATTCTTTCACCCGGCAGCGCCCGGCGAAAGGGTGCAGCGGGACTTTGGCCTGTTAAAATGCGTACCCAAGGATGCCACGGTGGAAATGGCCCTTTCATTTAAGCGCTTACTCACAAAAGAGGAAATGGAGAAGGTGCTTCCTAATGGTGTAAAGCCGTTGTGGGGCGCCATATCGGCATACAGCGATAAGGAAATCAGAAACAAACCTTATCTGGGCCGGCGGTTAGTCGGTATTCCCCTGGGGGGCTTCCAGGAAGGTGAACCCAAAATAACAGAAGCCGACTTTCTTAAACAAATAAAGGCTTTGAGTCAACTGCCCAGTTATTCCTCAAAGCTACTGGCACGCACCGCCGGTTACCTCGAGAAGAACGGCGTCCTTTATTACGGAGTAGTCGTCGAAGGTAAACCGGAAGTCCTGCTCGGTCTTGAAGACGACCCCATTTTTTCTGGAGCGGTCATGGGGATTGTCGTGCAACCGTATTAG
- a CDS encoding heavy metal translocating P-type ATPase — translation MAVDRPGQNKVSFKIEGMSCAGCAARVGKALNEIEGVQDASVNFAAEKATVFYDPARTSASEVIGHVRNLGYGVRTQRLEVAVEGMTCASCAARVEKRLRSLDGVTGAAVNLAAERSLVEYLPETISAEEVKRAILNLGYGVKDLPEATYTRVDKEERAREIVRQRNMFVLAVAATLPLLFVMGADLGLAPHVPFLMSKYVQFGFASVVQFGPGFQYYRRGYLNLRHGAANMDVLIALGTSSAYFYSVVNTFFLDGFVYYETAAVIITLVLLGRLLEALAKGRTSEAIKKLIALKPSTARVLRGGRETDIPVEEVAVGDLVIVRPGESIPVDGIIREGSSTVDESMLTGESLPQDKNVGDEVVGATINRHGSFTFEAVKVGKDTALAKIIRIVEEAQGSKAPIQRLADVVSSYFVPAVVAIGLVTFMGWYLSTAQVQTALLNMTAVLVIACPCALGLATPTAIMVGTGRGAENGILIKGGEHLEQAYKLDTIVLDKTGTITKGEPSVTDVVPFGEREKTDVLRLAAAAERRSEHPLARAVVKAAEEEGLTVPEAERFEALPGRGIRAVIEGKAVLIGNPKLLRDGGVDPTGAQARLEDLEGQGKTVVLVAEHNRLIGMIAIADTVKEHSAEAVRRLKAMGLRVVMITGDNARTAGAVAGQVGIDHVLAEVLPEDKAREVQKLRDGGARVGMVGDGINDAPALAVADLGMAIGTGTDVAVETADIVLMRGDLREIVAAIRLSRRTIRKIRQNLFWALIYNTLGIPLAALGFLNPIIAAAAMSLSSVSVVGNSLLLKRYDPYGQ, via the coding sequence ATGGCTGTTGACCGGCCCGGTCAGAACAAGGTTTCTTTCAAAATCGAAGGCATGAGCTGTGCGGGCTGCGCCGCCCGCGTCGGCAAGGCACTCAATGAAATCGAAGGCGTACAGGACGCGTCCGTCAACTTCGCCGCGGAGAAGGCCACGGTATTCTATGACCCGGCGCGCACCAGCGCCAGTGAGGTCATCGGACACGTCAGAAACCTTGGTTACGGCGTTAGGACCCAGCGCCTGGAGGTCGCCGTCGAGGGCATGACTTGCGCGAGCTGCGCCGCGCGCGTGGAAAAACGGCTGAGATCGTTGGACGGAGTAACCGGCGCCGCCGTAAATCTTGCCGCCGAAAGGTCGTTGGTGGAATACCTGCCGGAAACGATCAGCGCCGAAGAGGTCAAAAGGGCTATTCTCAACCTCGGATATGGTGTCAAAGACCTGCCTGAGGCGACGTATACGCGGGTCGACAAAGAGGAGCGCGCCCGTGAGATCGTGCGCCAGCGAAATATGTTTGTCCTCGCGGTAGCGGCGACCCTTCCGCTCCTCTTTGTTATGGGCGCCGACCTCGGTCTGGCGCCTCACGTCCCGTTCCTGATGAGCAAATACGTCCAATTCGGTTTCGCAAGCGTCGTGCAGTTCGGTCCCGGCTTTCAATACTATCGTCGCGGTTACCTGAATTTGCGCCACGGCGCGGCCAACATGGATGTGCTGATAGCCCTCGGAACGTCGTCGGCTTACTTCTACAGCGTGGTCAACACCTTCTTCCTGGACGGTTTTGTATATTACGAAACGGCGGCGGTCATCATTACCCTGGTGCTCCTTGGCCGTTTACTCGAAGCGCTCGCCAAAGGGCGCACTTCCGAAGCAATTAAAAAACTGATCGCCCTTAAACCGAGCACCGCCCGCGTACTGCGCGGCGGCCGGGAGACGGACATCCCCGTGGAGGAGGTTGCCGTGGGGGACCTGGTGATTGTGCGTCCGGGAGAGAGCATCCCCGTCGACGGCATAATCCGTGAGGGCTCGTCAACGGTGGACGAGTCTATGTTGACCGGGGAAAGCCTGCCGCAAGATAAAAATGTCGGCGACGAGGTGGTGGGCGCGACCATCAACCGTCACGGGAGTTTTACCTTTGAAGCCGTTAAGGTCGGCAAGGACACCGCACTGGCAAAGATCATCCGCATCGTGGAGGAGGCGCAGGGCTCGAAGGCCCCGATACAGCGCCTTGCCGACGTTGTCTCCTCTTATTTTGTGCCGGCGGTTGTCGCTATCGGCCTGGTTACGTTTATGGGCTGGTATTTAAGTACCGCGCAGGTGCAGACCGCGCTGCTCAACATGACGGCCGTCCTGGTGATCGCTTGTCCCTGCGCGCTGGGTTTGGCGACACCGACAGCCATTATGGTAGGTACCGGGCGGGGGGCGGAGAACGGAATCCTGATCAAGGGGGGCGAGCACCTCGAGCAGGCCTACAAACTCGATACCATCGTCTTGGACAAGACCGGGACGATAACCAAGGGAGAGCCTTCGGTTACGGATGTCGTTCCCTTCGGCGAGCGTGAAAAAACTGACGTCTTGCGGCTGGCGGCGGCGGCCGAGAGACGCTCGGAACATCCTCTCGCCCGGGCCGTCGTAAAGGCTGCGGAGGAGGAAGGACTTACCGTCCCCGAGGCGGAAAGGTTCGAGGCGTTGCCGGGCCGCGGAATCAGAGCGGTAATTGAAGGGAAGGCGGTCCTCATCGGCAATCCGAAACTATTGCGTGACGGCGGCGTTGACCCGACGGGCGCTCAGGCCCGGCTGGAGGACCTTGAGGGGCAGGGGAAGACGGTCGTCCTCGTGGCTGAGCACAACCGGTTGATCGGGATGATCGCCATCGCCGACACCGTTAAAGAGCATTCGGCGGAAGCGGTGCGCCGTCTTAAAGCTATGGGCTTGCGGGTCGTGATGATTACGGGAGACAACGCGCGCACCGCCGGGGCCGTTGCCGGTCAGGTAGGCATAGACCATGTTTTGGCCGAGGTACTGCCGGAGGACAAGGCCCGCGAGGTGCAAAAACTACGGGACGGGGGGGCCCGCGTCGGCATGGTCGGCGACGGGATTAACGACGCCCCCGCCTTGGCCGTTGCGGACCTCGGCATGGCCATAGGGACGGGCACCGATGTAGCTGTGGAAACGGCGGACATTGTGCTCATGCGGGGAGACCTGCGTGAGATCGTTGCCGCAATCAGGTTGAGCCGCCGGACGATCCGCAAGATCAGGCAGAACCTTTTCTGGGCGCTGATCTACAACACCCTGGGTATTCCCCTGGCGGCCCTAGGTTTTCTGAACCCGATAATCGCCGCCGCGGCGATGTCCCTGAGCTCGGTCTCCGTGGTCGGCAACTCGTTACTGCTTAAGAGGTACGATCCGTATGGACAATAG
- a CDS encoding sigma-70 family RNA polymerase sigma factor encodes MADLKPFDGNEIKSLFERFARRVFEAAYFVLQDRTMAEDVMQETFLTAMTKLRNPQDPLKIEAWLIRVAMNKARSELRKRKKKIPLLFPVVANLTEEGFITKEEKKQVQVAVEALPAKYQLVLYLMYHRNMTTKQIAQALDLPEGTVKSRLRRAYKLMKPWLE; translated from the coding sequence ATGGCAGATTTAAAACCATTTGACGGAAACGAAATCAAGTCTCTTTTCGAACGATTTGCCCGGAGGGTGTTCGAGGCCGCTTATTTTGTCCTGCAAGACCGAACCATGGCGGAGGATGTGATGCAGGAAACCTTTTTGACCGCCATGACCAAATTGCGAAATCCTCAGGATCCGTTAAAAATCGAGGCCTGGCTGATACGGGTGGCCATGAACAAGGCGCGCAGCGAGTTGAGAAAACGAAAAAAGAAAATCCCTTTGCTGTTTCCGGTCGTCGCTAATCTTACTGAAGAGGGTTTTATCACGAAAGAAGAGAAAAAACAGGTGCAAGTAGCGGTGGAAGCACTTCCTGCAAAATATCAATTGGTCCTTTATTTAATGTATCATAGGAACATGACCACCAAACAGATCGCTCAGGCATTAGACCTTCCGGAAGGCACCGTGAAATCACGCCTCCGGAGGGCCTACAAACTGATGAAGCCTTGGTTGGAATGA
- a CDS encoding sigma-70 family RNA polymerase sigma factor gives MYSYLSNLGLTCEEAEDLAQETLVAAYIHLDGVPQGKLKAWLFTVARHKYVDWLRRNKRKDVLVDFLEELPDEAEGPDEALFTKENKELILAAMRCLSFHERNLLIMKYHLDFSYKKIAKCLNVKPETVKTCLYRARQKFKKEYQAIKEDSDNGRADTRSK, from the coding sequence GTGTATAGCTATTTATCTAATCTGGGACTGACATGTGAGGAAGCAGAAGACCTTGCCCAGGAAACTCTTGTGGCGGCTTATATTCATTTAGACGGTGTCCCGCAAGGAAAATTGAAAGCCTGGCTCTTCACCGTAGCCCGCCACAAATATGTGGATTGGCTGCGACGGAATAAAAGGAAAGACGTTTTAGTTGACTTTCTTGAAGAACTTCCGGATGAAGCGGAGGGCCCGGATGAGGCCCTGTTTACAAAGGAAAATAAGGAACTGATTCTTGCCGCCATGCGTTGTTTAAGCTTTCATGAACGTAATTTATTGATTATGAAGTACCATTTGGACTTCTCATACAAGAAGATCGCCAAATGTCTTAACGTAAAACCAGAAACTGTAAAGACATGCCTGTACCGGGCCAGGCAGAAGTTTAAAAAAGAATACCAGGCTATAAAGGAGGATTCAGACAATGGAAGGGCTGACACCCGGTCAAAATAA
- a CDS encoding thiamine pyrophosphate-binding protein, with amino-acid sequence MAQQNLAAAMVRQLAAWNVKVIFGVAGNDVLPFLDAVAREGSIRYIGAVHEAGAAFMASYWAKLTGELGVCLASAAGTINLAEGLMDAYMDHAPVLAVTGQVATAKIGTRVKQYFDQQSLIKNCAFLSEPVTDAPSAQLLLVRAMSQALLRRTVTHLSVPFNLWNEKVDTKPGFFPALIRNGARLNGQITGDLARTAALMRQARKPIVVVGRRGKDAGQAIRRLVTTWGAAVVVAQEAKGVIPDEWPEVLGGIGEAWTPSLLHECDCVLMIGSAGYEEKFLPKAPVIQIENEPWQINEAYLWDSLAGDVPHIIETLMKYLGDYEGDPFWKDSISAARKERCNLIAADAANGDRPVHPARLMAALNGVITGDAVITVDEGAFMHWFDRDFQAAGQTVLMPSRWRSMGSGLPAALAAKIRYPDRQVVALVGDGGMLMSMGELSTAVKCNIPVTVIVVNNRLLALEKDKMLASGLVPLGVEVRSPDFSAYAWASGAKGFLVEDAAQLEGSLRAALNLQAPAVVDVVCRDVKLPTVNLS; translated from the coding sequence ATGGCACAACAGAACCTCGCCGCGGCCATGGTCCGTCAGTTGGCCGCCTGGAACGTAAAGGTGATTTTCGGCGTCGCGGGCAACGACGTGCTGCCTTTTCTTGATGCGGTAGCCCGTGAAGGATCCATACGGTACATCGGCGCCGTTCACGAAGCGGGGGCCGCGTTTATGGCCTCGTACTGGGCGAAGCTGACCGGCGAACTCGGGGTATGTCTCGCCAGCGCGGCAGGGACGATAAACCTTGCCGAAGGCCTTATGGACGCGTACATGGACCATGCACCCGTCCTCGCCGTTACCGGGCAGGTGGCCACGGCCAAAATCGGCACCAGGGTGAAACAGTACTTTGATCAGCAGAGCCTGATAAAAAACTGCGCCTTCCTTTCGGAACCGGTCACAGACGCTCCTTCTGCTCAACTGCTGTTGGTCCGCGCCATGTCCCAAGCCCTGCTCAGACGGACTGTGACGCACCTCTCAGTCCCCTTTAACCTTTGGAACGAGAAGGTGGACACCAAACCGGGCTTTTTCCCGGCCCTTATCAGGAACGGGGCACGGTTAAACGGTCAAATCACGGGCGACCTGGCCCGGACCGCGGCCCTAATGCGACAGGCGCGAAAACCGATCGTCGTGGTCGGGCGCAGGGGAAAAGACGCCGGTCAGGCCATCAGGCGGCTGGTCACTACATGGGGCGCGGCCGTGGTAGTCGCCCAGGAAGCAAAAGGGGTGATCCCGGACGAATGGCCCGAGGTGTTGGGCGGGATAGGCGAGGCATGGACGCCGTCGTTACTCCACGAATGCGACTGTGTGCTGATGATCGGTTCGGCCGGTTACGAAGAGAAGTTCCTGCCGAAGGCGCCCGTCATTCAGATCGAGAACGAACCGTGGCAGATTAACGAAGCTTACCTCTGGGACTCCCTCGCCGGAGACGTGCCGCATATTATCGAAACTCTTATGAAGTATCTTGGGGACTACGAGGGGGACCCCTTTTGGAAGGACAGTATATCAGCAGCAAGAAAAGAGCGGTGCAACCTCATCGCGGCGGATGCCGCGAACGGCGACCGTCCGGTCCATCCTGCCCGACTGATGGCGGCGCTCAACGGAGTAATTACCGGGGACGCCGTCATTACTGTTGATGAGGGAGCTTTTATGCACTGGTTCGACCGCGACTTTCAAGCCGCCGGGCAGACCGTCCTCATGCCTTCCCGGTGGCGAAGCATGGGCTCAGGTTTACCTGCCGCACTCGCGGCTAAAATACGTTATCCGGACAGACAGGTGGTAGCGCTGGTGGGGGATGGAGGCATGTTGATGTCCATGGGTGAACTGTCCACAGCCGTCAAGTGCAACATCCCCGTAACCGTGATCGTGGTCAATAACCGCCTGCTCGCGCTTGAAAAAGACAAAATGTTGGCATCGGGTCTTGTGCCGCTGGGGGTCGAGGTCAGGTCCCCGGATTTTAGCGCGTACGCCTGGGCGTCGGGCGCGAAGGGGTTCCTGGTCGAAGACGCCGCTCAACTTGAAGGCTCACTGCGCGCGGCCTTGAATCTGCAAGCGCCGGCCGTCGTGGACGTGGTATGCCGCGACGTGAAGCTGCCGACGGTCAATCTGTCTTGA
- a CDS encoding M23 family metallopeptidase has translation MCLIIKKLLFGLGAIMVLFGMLNCPAEAQWDERLFEAEPVETGEEVLPTYYLVNEGDTLCGIARRYGVGPEVIAQANNLSRYDLIYGGQYLVVPAGGLVHSIVPGDTLWNIAAYYGVTIDEILGVNNLGPDDVLTVGAELIIPTPLSGLPASEGRGERVEFARPVSGLVSSPFGTREGRLHEGMDIAADTGTPVTAAADGQVIYASPAGTYGNLVIISHAGGWSTYYAHCDRIEAAVGQNVTAGEIIAAVGSTGHSTGPHLHFEVRYNGVPEDPASFLQ, from the coding sequence ATGTGTCTCATAATTAAAAAGCTGTTGTTTGGGCTCGGGGCCATCATGGTACTTTTCGGGATGTTAAACTGCCCGGCGGAGGCTCAGTGGGACGAACGGTTGTTTGAGGCGGAACCGGTGGAAACCGGGGAGGAGGTTTTGCCCACTTATTACCTCGTCAATGAGGGTGATACCCTTTGCGGTATCGCCCGGCGCTACGGGGTTGGTCCCGAGGTTATTGCGCAGGCCAACAATCTTTCCCGGTACGACCTTATCTACGGGGGGCAGTATCTTGTCGTTCCGGCCGGGGGACTTGTCCACAGCATTGTTCCGGGGGATACCCTCTGGAATATCGCCGCATATTACGGGGTTACTATTGATGAAATCCTCGGCGTGAACAACCTGGGTCCGGATGACGTCCTTACCGTGGGGGCGGAGCTGATAATACCCACTCCCTTATCGGGATTACCGGCTTCTGAAGGGCGCGGTGAGCGTGTAGAGTTCGCCCGGCCGGTTTCGGGGCTTGTCTCCTCACCCTTCGGCACGCGTGAAGGACGGCTTCATGAGGGGATGGATATCGCGGCGGATACCGGTACCCCGGTAACGGCGGCGGCGGACGGTCAGGTGATATACGCCTCTCCCGCCGGCACTTACGGTAACCTGGTGATTATTTCGCACGCGGGTGGTTGGTCGACCTATTACGCGCACTGCGACCGGATTGAAGCCGCCGTGGGGCAAAACGTGACGGCGGGGGAGATCATCGCCGCGGTGGGCAGTACCGGGCATTCGACAGGTCCGCACCTACATTTCGAGGTGCGTTATAACGGCGTGCCCGAAGACCCGGCGTCTTTCCTGCAGTAA
- a CDS encoding papain-like cysteine protease family protein gives MTGKRNFFSLKSLLCLFIAFGLLTGIAYAASKTLLVPQQEQQYTYTCWASVGSMISAFFKGNTTNYETSILNYVKPGVNGNDPAAMGTVQDTKTGVQYITGIAGSVQASALSYTAVKYQINGNGPISAACVYLYGGHMLALKGYNDDVTQDVLYNDPADGLGHRCSYSYMINTFGWNNSAFWK, from the coding sequence GTGACAGGGAAAAGGAACTTCTTTTCTTTGAAATCGTTGCTATGTTTGTTTATCGCCTTCGGTTTATTAACGGGGATAGCTTACGCTGCCAGTAAGACCCTTCTCGTGCCCCAACAGGAACAACAATACACTTACACCTGTTGGGCTTCCGTAGGCTCTATGATCAGCGCTTTTTTCAAAGGCAATACCACCAATTACGAGACCAGTATACTTAACTACGTGAAGCCCGGCGTAAACGGCAACGATCCGGCAGCAATGGGAACGGTTCAAGACACCAAAACCGGCGTTCAGTATATCACAGGAATAGCCGGCTCGGTTCAAGCCAGCGCACTTTCCTATACGGCGGTTAAATACCAGATAAACGGTAACGGCCCGATATCAGCGGCGTGCGTATACCTTTACGGCGGACATATGCTGGCTTTGAAGGGTTATAATGACGACGTGACTCAAGACGTGCTGTATAACGACCCGGCTGACGGACTGGGTCACCGTTGCAGTTATTCTTACATGATCAACACCTTCGGCTGGAATAATTCGGCATTTTGGAAGTAA